The following coding sequences are from one Bradyrhizobium sp. 200 window:
- a CDS encoding bifunctional helix-turn-helix domain-containing protein/methylated-DNA--[protein]-cysteine S-methyltransferase, with translation MMISAIHDQRLAKPGHQTAALRDYDSVRRAIAFISEHWRAQPTIEAMADAAAVTPDELHHLFRRWAGLTPKAFMQALTLDHAKGLLRDSASVLDAALDSGLSGPGRLHDLFVTHEAMSPGEWKNGGAGMTLRYGFHACPFGTAIVIASDRGLAGLAFADPGEESTAFADMKRRWPNATYVEDHDSTAGLAQRVFDTRLWRPDQPLRVVLIGTDFEVRVWETLLKIPMGRAVCYSDIANKIKNPKASRAVGAAVGRNPVSFVVPCHRALGKGGALTGYHWGITRKQAMLGWEAGQVGIH, from the coding sequence ATGATGATATCAGCCATACATGACCAGCGCCTGGCCAAGCCGGGCCACCAGACCGCCGCGCTGCGCGACTACGACTCGGTGCGGCGCGCCATCGCCTTCATCTCGGAGCACTGGCGGGCGCAGCCGACCATCGAGGCGATGGCGGACGCCGCCGCCGTGACGCCGGATGAGCTGCACCATCTGTTCCGCCGCTGGGCCGGACTGACGCCAAAGGCCTTCATGCAGGCGCTGACGCTCGATCACGCCAAGGGCCTGCTCCGCGATTCCGCCAGCGTGCTCGATGCGGCGCTCGACTCAGGCCTGTCGGGCCCGGGCCGGCTGCATGATCTGTTCGTCACCCATGAAGCGATGTCGCCGGGCGAATGGAAGAATGGCGGCGCCGGCATGACGCTGCGCTACGGCTTCCACGCTTGCCCATTCGGCACCGCGATCGTGATCGCGAGCGACCGCGGACTGGCGGGGCTCGCCTTCGCCGATCCCGGCGAGGAGTCGACGGCATTTGCCGATATGAAGCGGCGCTGGCCCAACGCGACCTATGTCGAGGATCACGACAGCACCGCCGGCCTCGCGCAGCGCGTCTTCGATACGCGGCTGTGGCGGCCGGACCAGCCGCTCCGCGTGGTCCTGATCGGCACCGATTTCGAGGTGCGGGTGTGGGAGACGCTCTTGAAGATCCCGATGGGCCGGGCGGTCTGCTATTCCGACATCGCCAACAAGATCAAAAACCCGAAGGCCTCGCGCGCCGTCGGCGCCGCGGTCGGCCGTAACCCGGTCTCGTTCGTGGTGCCCTGCCATCGCGCACTCGGCAAGGGCGGCGCGCTGACCGGCTATCACTGGGGCATCACGCGCAAGCAGGCGATGCTGGGCTGGGAAGCGGGGCAGGTCGGGATTCACTGA
- the gpmI gene encoding 2,3-bisphosphoglycerate-independent phosphoglycerate mutase: MQERRPVMLAILDGWGWREDLADNAVRQAHTPNFDGLWATGPHAFLKTSGRDVGLPDGQMGNSEVGHFNIGAGRIVMQDLPRINDAIASGNIKSTEALRSLIQTLRQSGGTCHLVGLVSPGGVHSHEDHVAALAVILADNGVPSVVHALTDGRDTPPKSAVDSLMRLEAALPSSVPVATVIGRYYAMDRDKRWDRVAKAYNAIVEAEGPRFTDAQSAIADAYARGLTDEFVEPSVIGNYAGIRDGDGVLCFNFRADRVREILGAMLDPSFAAFPRRRNVHFAAAVGMTQYSDDLDKLMQTIFPAQTFPNILGEITSAANRTQLRLAETEKYPHVTYFLNGGREEPFPGEDRIMVPSPKVATYDLQPEMSAPELTAKTVEAIDSGKYDLIVLNYANPDMVGHSGNLAAAIKAVEAVDTGLGRIADAIQRAGGALLVTADHGNCEMMRDPVTGGPHTSHTTGPVPLLLQGGGDAVSLADGRLADIAPTLLDLMQLPKPADMTGVSLLRPHRRN; the protein is encoded by the coding sequence ATGCAAGAACGTCGTCCGGTGATGCTGGCTATATTGGATGGCTGGGGCTGGCGCGAAGATCTGGCCGACAATGCTGTTCGTCAGGCTCACACACCGAATTTCGATGGTCTGTGGGCCACAGGTCCGCACGCATTCTTGAAGACTTCGGGACGCGATGTCGGTCTGCCCGATGGTCAGATGGGCAATTCCGAGGTTGGACATTTCAATATCGGCGCAGGCCGCATTGTGATGCAGGACTTGCCGCGGATCAACGACGCGATTGCATCCGGCAATATCAAATCCACCGAAGCGCTCCGCTCCCTGATCCAAACGCTAAGACAGAGCGGCGGCACTTGCCATCTTGTCGGCCTGGTTTCTCCGGGCGGGGTACATTCGCATGAGGACCACGTCGCGGCGCTGGCCGTCATCCTTGCCGACAATGGCGTGCCATCAGTCGTACACGCCCTCACGGATGGACGCGATACGCCGCCGAAATCTGCGGTCGATAGTTTGATGCGGCTGGAAGCCGCGCTTCCGTCGTCGGTTCCGGTTGCCACAGTGATTGGGAGATACTACGCGATGGACCGCGACAAACGCTGGGATCGCGTAGCCAAGGCCTATAATGCAATCGTTGAGGCCGAAGGCCCACGATTCACTGACGCGCAATCAGCGATCGCTGACGCGTATGCACGCGGCCTCACTGACGAGTTCGTTGAACCATCGGTAATCGGCAATTACGCCGGCATCAGGGACGGCGACGGCGTGCTGTGCTTCAACTTTCGCGCCGATCGCGTGCGCGAGATTCTTGGCGCGATGCTTGATCCGTCGTTTGCTGCTTTTCCGCGCAGGCGCAACGTCCACTTCGCCGCCGCAGTCGGAATGACGCAATACAGCGACGATCTGGACAAACTGATGCAGACGATATTTCCGGCGCAGACGTTTCCGAACATTTTGGGGGAGATCACTTCTGCCGCGAATCGCACACAATTGCGCCTCGCCGAAACGGAGAAATATCCCCACGTCACCTATTTTCTCAACGGTGGACGAGAGGAGCCTTTTCCTGGCGAAGACCGCATCATGGTGCCTTCGCCCAAGGTCGCAACCTACGACCTGCAACCGGAAATGTCGGCACCCGAGTTGACGGCAAAAACCGTGGAGGCAATCGACTCGGGCAAGTACGACCTGATCGTCCTAAATTATGCCAATCCAGACATGGTGGGCCACTCGGGGAACCTGGCGGCCGCGATCAAAGCGGTCGAAGCGGTAGATACCGGACTCGGGAGAATCGCAGATGCGATCCAAAGAGCCGGTGGCGCGCTGCTGGTTACTGCCGACCACGGCAACTGCGAAATGATGCGTGACCCCGTGACTGGCGGCCCGCATACTTCACATACAACGGGGCCGGT